A segment of the Vibrio sp. YMD68 genome:
AGAGTGGAGATAAGCAAGCATTCAATTTACTGGTTTTGAGATACCAAAACAAAGTATGCAATCTTATTTCTCGGTATGTGAGCAATTCTGGCGATGTAGCCGATGTGGCCCAAGAGGCTTTCATCAAAGCGTATCGAGCCATTCCCACCTTTCGTGGTGAAAGTGCGTTCTATACCTGGCTATACCGTATTGCTGTTAACACTGCTAAAAATCACATTGTTGCCCAAGGACGAAGACCTCCTGCGACTGATGTTGATGCTGAAGATGCTGAATACTATGAAACGGGCAGTGCGCTAAAAGAAATATCGAACCCTGAGAACTTAACGTTGTCCAATGAATTGAAACAAGTGGTTTTTAGCGCGATAGAAGCACTGCCAGAAGATTTAAAAACCGCGATGACGCTACGAGAGCTAGATGGCTTAAGTTATGAAGAAATCGCAGAAGTAATGGATTGCCCCGTAGGAACGATACGCTCACGTATCTTCCGTGCTCGTGAAGCGGTGGAAAAGAAAATAAAGCCTCTTTTGCAGCGTTAGTACTAGTAATAAAATGGTGAAAATAATGGCTGACCAAGAAAAACTTTCAGCACTCATGGATGGAGAAGTGGTCGATAAAGCTCTGATTTCAGAGATTCAACTCGATCAAGAATGTCTAGATACCTGGAAAAATTACCATTTGATTGGTGATGTAATGCGTGGTGACACGCCGAAGGTTGCGGAGTGGAACATTGCTGGAAGTGTCGCATTAGCTCTCGAAGATGAGCCAACGCATACCTCGTTGACGCATAGCTTATTAAATAGCAACGTTTCAGAGTTAGCTACACACAGAGAAACTCAACCAACGCCGAGCCAAGCAAAACGCTATTTGCCTGACTGGATGCCTCAATTTGGGCAAGTGGCTGTCGCAGCCTGTGTCTCATTGGCCGTCATATTTGGTGTGCAACAGTACTCTGGTGCAGAGTCCTCATCGGCGGAACAGTTTCCTGTATTACAAACGATTCCTTTATCAGGCAGTGTTGAGCCTGTGAGTTTGAGTCGCGAATCCGTAGGAAAACAGAATCAAAATGTGAATGTTCAAGAGCAGCGCCGTCGTGTTAACGCAATGCTTCTCGATTACGAGTTACAGCTAAGGCTGAACAGTGAATATTCAGATGGCGACATCATTGAACCGGTAATTGAATGAAAAAAATCCTGATCAGTGCTCTGACGCTGCTCAGTTTGAATGTCAATAACGCCTTTGCAGAATCTTCTTCTGCAGAGGCTTTGTTGCATCAAATGAATGAAGCAAGTCAGCAGTTAAATTACGAACTCTCTTATGTTCTGATCAAAAAGAATAGCATTGAACCTTTGCTGTATCGTCACGCTCGAAGTGAATCCCAGCAGCTTGCCCATCTCGTTTATCTCAGTGGCCCTGTTCGTGAGGTGATACGTCGTGGTGATGAGGTCAGTTACATTGAACCTGGCGTAGAGCCATTTACTATTGAGTCAGGGAAGATGGTCGCACCGACGATTCCACTGCTCAACACAAGTATCGATCATTTGAGTGAACATTATGACTTCATTACCGTTGGTCGGGCGAGAGAAGCAGGAACGGCTTGTCAGGTTTTACGTATCGTACCAAAAGACGGTTTAAGGTATTCCTATGTCTTATGGGTCGATGAGAAAAATAGTCTCCCACTTAGAGCTGATTTGGTTGATCGAGATGGCGAAGTATTAGAGCAATATCGTACGATTTCCTACTCAATTAACGATCAAATTGAAGGTATTCTTAGTGGTTTGAAAGATGCTCAATTACCAGAGGTTATCTCCTTGCCAAAAGGCAATGTGAAACAAACATTCTGGAGTGTTGGCTGGATACCGAGTGGCTTTGAATCTAAAGAGCTTAATCGTTACCGAATGGCTGTGACTGATCGAATGGTTGAAAGCCAAATGTATTCAGATGGCCTATTTAGCTTTTCAGTCTACGTCTCAGACAGCGATGATCACTCTTTGAAAGGGCAACTCGTTCGTCAAGGGCGAAGAACGCTTCATAGCTTTGTTAAAGGCCGCTCTGAAATATCTGTGGTCGGTGATATTCCCCCGAGTACCGCCAAGCGTATTGCTCAGTCCATTTCATTTAATGAGATTAAGGCGGCAACCCAATGATGACAGCTTTGGCCACCGTTGCTGCGGTGCATAATAATGACCAAGAATACATTCTTGAGCTGAGCTGCGATCAACAAACCAGTTGTTCTAGCTGCGCCTCAAAACAAAGTTGTGGAACGGGGATTGTGAGTAAAGCCGTGGGGGCTAAGGCGCTTTCTTGGAGGGTCGCTAGCCTTAAACCGGCGAATAAAGGGGATGTTGTTGAAATTGGTTTTCCTGAAAAAACACTGCTGCAATCAGCGGCAACCATTTATTTAATTCCTCTGTTCTCGTTAATACTCGGTGCCATTTTAGGGCAGTTGCTACTTGTTCCTTACTTTCAAGTGGGGGAGCCAGGTGTGATTGCCAGTGCGTTTTTATTTGCCTTTGCTGGGTTTAAGCTAGCAAAGCACAAGGCCCTGAAATTGGAGCAAGCCTCTGAGCAGCAGGTGATTTTACTTCGAACCCTTGGCGGGGCCATTATTCAAACCGCAAATAAGAGTGCGAATTGATTAGAAATTGGGTAGAATCTGCCAACTTGATTGAAATGCAGCCTCAGGCCGCTTTCATATTATTCCCATTTTCAACGAGTTTAGTCACCCCAAGCCTATGAAGCACATTCGTAATTTTTCGATTATCGCCCATATCGACCACGGTAAGTCGACCCTTTCAGACCGTCTAATCCAAGTTTGTGGTGGATTAAGTGAACGTGAAATGGACGCTCAAGTTTTAGATTCAATGGATTTAGAGCGTGAACGTGGCATCACCATTAAAGCGCAGAGTGTGACACTCGATTATAAAGCGAAAGATGGTGAAACCTATCAACTTAACTTCATCGATACCCCAGGACACGTAGACTTCTCTTACGAAGTATCTCGCTCTCTAGCAGCGTGTGAAGGTGCATTGTTGGTGGTTGATGCTGGCCAGGGTGTAGAAGCCCAGACCCTAGCGAACTGTTACACCGCGATTGAAATGGATCTGGAAGTGGTGCCAATCTTGAATAAGATTGACTTGCCAGCCGCTGATCCTGAGCGCGTAGCGGAAGAGATTGAAGAGATTGTTGGTATCGACGCGATGGAAGCCACGCGTTGTTCAGCCAAAACAGGCCTTGGCGTTGACGACGTTCTAGAAACTATCGTTAAGCAGATTCCACCACCAGAGGGTGATCCTGAAGGTCCAACGCAAGCACTGATCATTGATTCGTGGTTTGATAACTACCTTGGTGTTGTTTCATTAGTTCGAATCAAAAATGGTTCACTGAAGAAAAATGACAAAATCAAAGTCATGAGTACAGACCAGGTTTGGGGCATTGACCGTATTGGTATCTTTACTCCGAAGCAAGTCGATACTGATGTTCTTCGAACCGGTGAAGTTGGCTGGGTAGTTTGTGGTATTAAAGACATCCTAGGTGCCCCCGTGGGTGATACGCTTACTTTGGCAAAAGGCGGCTGTTCAGAGCGCTTACCGGGTTTCCAAAAAGTGAAACCGCAGGTATACGCAGGCTTGTTCCCTGTCTCTTCCGATGATTATGAAAACTTCCGTGATGCACTAGGCAAACTTAGTCTAAACGATGCGTCGCTGTTTTATGAGCCTGAAAGCTCAGCAGCACTAGGTTTTGGTTTCCGTTGTGGTTTCCTTGGCATGCTGCATATGGAAATCATTCAAGAGCGTCTCGAGCGTGAATACGACTTAGACCTGATCACTACAGCCCCAACGGTAGTTTACGAAGTGGTGCTAAACAAAGGTGAGCTTTTGTATGTAGACAGCCCATCAAAGTTACCCGCAATTAATGATCTTGAAGAGATCCGTGAGCCGATTGCCCGTTGCAATATCTTAGTGCCTTCAGACTATTTAGGTAACGTTATTAGCTTATGTATCGAAAAGCGTGGCGTTCAAGTGGATATGGTGTACCACGGTAACCAAGTTGCCTTGACTTACGATATTCCAATGTCTGAAGTTGTTTTAGACTTCTTTGACCGTTTGAAATCGACTTCGCGTGGTTATGCGTCTCTGGATTACAATTTCCATCGCTATGAAGCGTCAAACATGGTCCGTGTGGATGTACTGATTAATGGCGACAGGGTCGATGCGCTTGCTATCATTACTCACCACGATAATGCGCAAAGCCGTGGTCGTTTATTGGTCGAGAAGATGAAAGAGTTCATCCCTCGACAAATGTTCGATATTGCTATTCAAGCTGCGATTGGCGCGCATATTATTGCTCGTTCTACCGTTAAGCAGTTACGTAAAAACGTTATTGCAAAATGTTATGGTGGCGACATCAGTCGTAAGAAAAAACTACTGAAGAAGCAAAAAGAAGGTAAGAAGCGCATGAAGCAGATCGGTAACGTTGAACTGCCGCAAGAAGCATTTTTAGCCATTCTTCATGTAGGCAAAGATTAACACTTAAAGTACGTGTACTTTGAAGTGACATTATTAAGTGAAAGGGTTTCGGCTCTTTCACTTTCGTATTTTTAGATAAGGGAAGCTAATGGCAAATACATTTTCACTGATTCTAGTCATCGTAACACTGGTTACCGGCATAGTGTGGGCACTGGAAAAGTGGGTTTGGGCTAAGCAGCGCCAACAAAAAATAGACAATGCTGAGGCTGAAACCAATGGATTAGACTCAGCGACGGTTGAAAAGATGCGAACTCAACCTTGGTGGATTGAAAATAGCGTCTCTATCTTCCCTGTGATCGCGTTTGTTTTAGTATTGCGCTCCTTTATCTATGAACCGTTTCAAATTCCATCTGGATCCATGATGCCGACTCTATTGGTGGGTGACTTCATTTTGGTGGAAAAGTTCGCTTACGGAATCAAAGATCCAGTATGGCGCAGCCAGTTGGTGGAAACCGGTAAGCCAGAGCGTGGTGATGTCGCGGTATTCAAGTACCCACCACAACCAAGCATCGATTATATCAAGCGTGTTGTCGGTATGCCGGGTGATACCGTGCGTTATAACGGTAAGAAAGAACTTTGTATTCAGGCGGTCGGTGAGCGTGATTGTAAGCCTGTGCATTTATCGAATGTCGAAGAGAGTGAATTCTCTCAAAATGGTATTAAGCTGATCCGACTGGATGAAAAACTAGGCGCAGTCAAACATCAGATTTTAGTGAATCCATTGAGACAAGACCGCCGCGAAGCGTATCAACCTCGCAGTGGTGTGAGTGAATGGGTTGTTCCACAAGGTCAGTATTTTGTCATGGGTGATAACCGTGACAATAGTGCTGATAGCCGTTACTGGGGTTTTGTTCCTGAAGCCAATTTAGTCGGTAAAGCTGTGGGTATTTGGATTAGCTTTGAATTTGAACGCAGTGACGACAGTGCATTGCCTTCATGGATCCCAACCGGTGTACGATTTAATCGCATCGGTGGTATTAACTAGTCCAGCATAAGCTGGACCCAAACAAGTCGAGAGAGTATGAATTCTCCTATTGAGAAGCTACAAAGAAAGATCGGTTATCAATTCAACGATACCGATCATCTAGAATTAGCACTAACGCATAGAAGTGCTCATGGTAAGCACAATGAACGTCTTGAGTTTCTGGGCGATTCAATTTTAAGTTTTGTGATAGCCGATGATTTGTATCATCGTTTTCCTAAGGTGAATGAAGGCGACATGAGTCGCATGCGTGCTACCTTAGTTCGAGGTCATACATTGGCTGAGCTAGGCCGTGAATTTGAACTCGGAGATTACTTAAAATTAGGTCCAGGTGAGTTAAAGAGTGGTGGCTTTCGCCGCGATTCTATTCTCGCTGATGCAGTAGAAGCTATTATCGGCGCCGTGTATCTAGACAGCGATACAGAGCAGGTTCGTCAGGTTATTTTAAGCTGGTACAAAACACGCTTAGATGCCATTGAACCCGGTGTATCGCAAAAAGATCCTAAAACACGCCTTCAAGAGTTCCTTCAAGGTCGAAGAAAGCCACTCCCTGAGTACATAGTGACTAATATTAAAGGTGAAGCACACAACCAAGAATTTACCGTGTCGTGTGAAGTGGCAGGCCTCGGACAGCCTGTTATTGGAAAAGGTACCAGTCGTCGCAAAGCAGAACAAGCGGCAGCTGGAACAGCATTAGAGCAATTGACCAATGGCTGATAACGAATTTGATATTGATGCGTATTTCGCGTCAAGCAACACACCAAGCACTCCTGAAAATCAACATTGTGGCTTTGTTGCCATTGTTGGTCGCCCAAATGTTGGAAAATCAACACTGTTGAACCACATTTTAGGCCAGAAAATTTCGATTACTTCTCGTAAGCCACAGACAACACGCCACCGTATTATGGGCGTTGAAACTGAAGGTGACTATCAAGCGATTTTTGTCGATACCCCAGGGCTTCACATCGAAGAAAAACGCGCGATCAACCGCTTGATGAACCGCGCTGCGAACAGCTCTTTAAGTGATGTCAACTTAGTCTTCTTCCTTGTCGACGGTACCCATTGGACTGAAGACGATGAAATGGTGTTGAACAAGCTAAGAAAAGCCGATTATCCCGTTGTGCTGTGTATTAACAAAGTTGATAACGTTCAAGATCGCAACGATGTTATGCAGCACATGATGAAAGTCTCTTCAAAGATGGATTTCCTCGATGTGGTGCCTATTTCGGCTAAGCTGGGTAAAAATGTGGATGTGTTACGTAAACACGTAAAAAATCATTTACCAAAAGCTAAGCATCACTTCCCTGAAGAGTACGTCACCGATCGATCTCAACGCTTTATGGCGTCTGAAATTATCCGCGAAAAGTTGATGCGTTTTACTGGCGATGAATTGCCATATTCAGTCACCGTTGAAATTGAACGTTTTGACTACAATCCGGACAACGATGGTTTTCATATCAATGCTCTAATTTGGGTTGAACGTACCGGTCAGAAAAAAATGGTGATTGGTAAAGCGGGTGAAAAACTCAAAACTATCGGTCGTGAAGCGCGTCTTGATATGGAAGAGTTATTTGGCCGTAAGGTTTACCTAGAAACTTGGGTCAAAGTGAAATCCGGTTGGGCAGATGATGAGCGAGCTTTACGTTCATTAGGCTATATTGACGATTTATAATACAGCAATAATCGATAACACGATTTGTTTTTGCTAGATAAAAGAGAGAGTATTAACTCTCTCTTTTTGTATCTTTAATAGGGTGGCGGTATGAGTGAAGGACTACAGCGATGTTTTGTATTGCATCGTCGCCCTTACAGTGAATCAAGCTTAATACTGGATGTGTTTAGCGAAGAATACGGCCGAGTCACTTTGATGTCGAAAGGGGCTCGTAGCAAGCGTTCTAATCTAAAAGGTGCTCTTCAACCTTTTACACCTCTGTTGTTGAAGTGGTCGGGCAACAGTTCAATGAAGACCCTTCGTCAAGCGGAACCGATCAGCCTTGGCCTGCCATTGTCCGGTATTAACCTGTATTCTGCGATGTACGTTAACGAGCTTGTTGGACGGGTTCTTGTTGCCGAAGTTGCCATGCCGTCTTTGTTCCATGACTACCTGCACGCACTGACTGAGTTAGCACAAAGCGATAATCCAGAGCCCGCCTTAAGGCGTTTTGAACTTGCCTTGCTCTCAGCACTCGGTTACGGGGTCGACTTTATGCATTGTGCAGGAACAGGAGAGCTTGTTGAACCTACTATGACTTATCGGTATCGTGAACAACAAGGGTTTATTGCCTCGGTGAGAAAAGACCACTTTTCATTTTTAGGTGACGAGTTAATTGCGATCAGTGAACGTCGATTTACCACCAAAGAGCAGCTGAAAGCAGCAAAACGCTTTACACGAATAGCCTTAAAGCCTTATCTTGGCGGCAAACCATTAAAAAGCCGGGAATTGTTCTTACCTCGAATAGGCATTCCCAAAGCAAGGAGTATTGGAAAATGAGCTCAATTTATCTTGGGGTAAACATCGATCATATCGCTACTTTACGCAACGCACGTGGCACTAAGTACCCAGATCCCGTCCATGCCGCTGAAATTGCTGAGCGCGCAGGAGCAGATGGCATTACCATTCATCTTCGTGAAGATCGTCGTCATATTGTCGATCGTGATGTTCGCCTTTTGCGCGAAACGTTGCAAACACGAATGAACCTAGAAATGGCCGTGACTGATGAAATGGTGGGCATTGCATTAGAAACAAAACCAGAGTTTGTTTGTCTTGTGCCTGAAAAACGTGAAGAGTTGACAACGGAAGGTGGATTAGATGTCGCCGGTCAACTTGAGAAAATTAAAGCAGCAACAGAGAAATTGACCAACGCGGGTATTAAGGTTTCTTTGTTCATTGATGCCGATAGAGAACAAATCGACGCAGCAAAAGCGACGGGGGCCCCTTATATCGAATTGCACACCGGTCATTATGCCGAAGCAAAAACCGAAGCTGACCAACAAGATGAATTGAAGAAGATTGCCGCCGCTGCGAGCTACGCCGATGACTTAGGCATTGTTGTTAATGCTGGGCATGGTTTGACGTATCACAATGTTGCTCCTATTGCGGCGCTGCCTGAGATTTATGAACTGAATATCGGTCACTCCATTATGGGCAGAGCGGTGTTTGATGGTTTATCTAAATCGGTTGCAGACATGAAAGCCATCATGCAAGCCGCTCGAGGTTAACAGCCATGTCCATTCTTGGTTTAGGAACCGATATTGCCGAGATTGAACGCATTGAAAAAGCCCTCTCCCGATCAGGAGAGGCTTTTGCACAAAGAATACTGACGAATTCTGAGATGGAATCGTATCGGGGTTTAAAACAGAAAGGGCGCTTTTTAGCTAAGCGTTTTGCCGCTAAAGAAGCCGCATCAAAAGCGCTGGGTACGGGCATTGCTCAAGGCGTATCTTTTCAAGATTTCAATATCAGTAACGATCAACTCGGCAAACCGATGTTATCGCTTTCTAATAAAGCCCTCGAACTGGCAGACAAAATGGGGGTGACCCACATTCACCTGACGATTTCAGATGAACGTCGGTATGCAGTAGCAACGGTTCTACTAGAATCTTAACCCTCTAAGTGCAATTTCGCCGAGGCTAGTACTTTATCCATTTCATCTTGAAGTTCAAACAGTTCAGGTTCGACGTCTTCGATACTCTTTCCTGAACGAAGTGCGGTTTCAAGAGCGGCACAAACATGTTTAAGTTTAGGGACACCACAATAAGAGCAACTTCCGTGCAACTTATGAATATGATGAATAAGATCGTGAGTCTCTTCTTGGTCCTCTTCTAACGCCGCATTAATATACTCATACACTTCAGGAATATAACTCACTAGCATGGTGAGCATCTCTTTTGCTAAATCTTCTTTATTTGCGGCTTGTTTTAACGCAGCTTGCCAATCAATGATAATGGTTTGGTTACTCGTTGTATCATCCGAACGCTTCGTATCGGTCGCAAGCGGCGGGTTAATGTTGTTATCCGACAGGGAAATATCGAGTTTCTCTACGTCACTCTCTGAGGTGTTTGGATTCCAGTGAACCAAAACTTGTTGCAACACGTGTTCTTCAATCGGTTTGGTTAAGTAATCATCCATACCGGCATTAAGTAGACGTTCTCTTTCTCCGGCCATTGCGTGGGCCGTGACGGCAACAACAGGTGTGTTGGCGTTGAGCTCAGTTTGTTTGATTTTATGGCATGCCGTGACGCCATCCATATGAGGCATTTGAATATCCATAAGCACGATATCAAAGGCATGATTCTCTGCTTGCTGCACAGCATCTTTACCGTTGGTACAAGCGATAATACTTTCCACTCGCTCTTGCAGTAGCGCAGTAATCAGCTTCAAGTTCGCGGGATTATCATCAACAGCCATGACTTTTAAGGGGAGCGT
Coding sequences within it:
- the recO gene encoding DNA repair protein RecO — its product is MSEGLQRCFVLHRRPYSESSLILDVFSEEYGRVTLMSKGARSKRSNLKGALQPFTPLLLKWSGNSSMKTLRQAEPISLGLPLSGINLYSAMYVNELVGRVLVAEVAMPSLFHDYLHALTELAQSDNPEPALRRFELALLSALGYGVDFMHCAGTGELVEPTMTYRYREQQGFIASVRKDHFSFLGDELIAISERRFTTKEQLKAAKRFTRIALKPYLGGKPLKSRELFLPRIGIPKARSIGK
- the lepB gene encoding signal peptidase I, which produces MANTFSLILVIVTLVTGIVWALEKWVWAKQRQQKIDNAEAETNGLDSATVEKMRTQPWWIENSVSIFPVIAFVLVLRSFIYEPFQIPSGSMMPTLLVGDFILVEKFAYGIKDPVWRSQLVETGKPERGDVAVFKYPPQPSIDYIKRVVGMPGDTVRYNGKKELCIQAVGERDCKPVHLSNVEESEFSQNGIKLIRLDEKLGAVKHQILVNPLRQDRREAYQPRSGVSEWVVPQGQYFVMGDNRDNSADSRYWGFVPEANLVGKAVGIWISFEFERSDDSALPSWIPTGVRFNRIGGIN
- the lepA gene encoding translation elongation factor 4, whose protein sequence is MKHIRNFSIIAHIDHGKSTLSDRLIQVCGGLSEREMDAQVLDSMDLERERGITIKAQSVTLDYKAKDGETYQLNFIDTPGHVDFSYEVSRSLAACEGALLVVDAGQGVEAQTLANCYTAIEMDLEVVPILNKIDLPAADPERVAEEIEEIVGIDAMEATRCSAKTGLGVDDVLETIVKQIPPPEGDPEGPTQALIIDSWFDNYLGVVSLVRIKNGSLKKNDKIKVMSTDQVWGIDRIGIFTPKQVDTDVLRTGEVGWVVCGIKDILGAPVGDTLTLAKGGCSERLPGFQKVKPQVYAGLFPVSSDDYENFRDALGKLSLNDASLFYEPESSAALGFGFRCGFLGMLHMEIIQERLEREYDLDLITTAPTVVYEVVLNKGELLYVDSPSKLPAINDLEEIREPIARCNILVPSDYLGNVISLCIEKRGVQVDMVYHGNQVALTYDIPMSEVVLDFFDRLKSTSRGYASLDYNFHRYEASNMVRVDVLINGDRVDALAIITHHDNAQSRGRLLVEKMKEFIPRQMFDIAIQAAIGAHIIARSTVKQLRKNVIAKCYGGDISRKKKLLKKQKEGKKRMKQIGNVELPQEAFLAILHVGKD
- the rpoE gene encoding RNA polymerase sigma factor RpoE, whose translation is MNEQLTDQVLIERVQSGDKQAFNLLVLRYQNKVCNLISRYVSNSGDVADVAQEAFIKAYRAIPTFRGESAFYTWLYRIAVNTAKNHIVAQGRRPPATDVDAEDAEYYETGSALKEISNPENLTLSNELKQVVFSAIEALPEDLKTAMTLRELDGLSYEEIAEVMDCPVGTIRSRIFRAREAVEKKIKPLLQR
- the pdxJ gene encoding pyridoxine 5'-phosphate synthase, which encodes MSSIYLGVNIDHIATLRNARGTKYPDPVHAAEIAERAGADGITIHLREDRRHIVDRDVRLLRETLQTRMNLEMAVTDEMVGIALETKPEFVCLVPEKREELTTEGGLDVAGQLEKIKAATEKLTNAGIKVSLFIDADREQIDAAKATGAPYIELHTGHYAEAKTEADQQDELKKIAAAASYADDLGIVVNAGHGLTYHNVAPIAALPEIYELNIGHSIMGRAVFDGLSKSVADMKAIMQAARG
- the rseB gene encoding sigma-E factor regulatory protein RseB; this translates as MKKILISALTLLSLNVNNAFAESSSAEALLHQMNEASQQLNYELSYVLIKKNSIEPLLYRHARSESQQLAHLVYLSGPVREVIRRGDEVSYIEPGVEPFTIESGKMVAPTIPLLNTSIDHLSEHYDFITVGRAREAGTACQVLRIVPKDGLRYSYVLWVDEKNSLPLRADLVDRDGEVLEQYRTISYSINDQIEGILSGLKDAQLPEVISLPKGNVKQTFWSVGWIPSGFESKELNRYRMAVTDRMVESQMYSDGLFSFSVYVSDSDDHSLKGQLVRQGRRTLHSFVKGRSEISVVGDIPPSTAKRIAQSISFNEIKAATQ
- the acpS gene encoding holo-ACP synthase; this translates as MSILGLGTDIAEIERIEKALSRSGEAFAQRILTNSEMESYRGLKQKGRFLAKRFAAKEAASKALGTGIAQGVSFQDFNISNDQLGKPMLSLSNKALELADKMGVTHIHLTISDERRYAVATVLLES
- a CDS encoding sigma-E factor negative regulatory protein, with amino-acid sequence MADQEKLSALMDGEVVDKALISEIQLDQECLDTWKNYHLIGDVMRGDTPKVAEWNIAGSVALALEDEPTHTSLTHSLLNSNVSELATHRETQPTPSQAKRYLPDWMPQFGQVAVAACVSLAVIFGVQQYSGAESSSAEQFPVLQTIPLSGSVEPVSLSRESVGKQNQNVNVQEQRRRVNAMLLDYELQLRLNSEYSDGDIIEPVIE
- the era gene encoding GTPase Era codes for the protein MADNEFDIDAYFASSNTPSTPENQHCGFVAIVGRPNVGKSTLLNHILGQKISITSRKPQTTRHRIMGVETEGDYQAIFVDTPGLHIEEKRAINRLMNRAANSSLSDVNLVFFLVDGTHWTEDDEMVLNKLRKADYPVVLCINKVDNVQDRNDVMQHMMKVSSKMDFLDVVPISAKLGKNVDVLRKHVKNHLPKAKHHFPEEYVTDRSQRFMASEIIREKLMRFTGDELPYSVTVEIERFDYNPDNDGFHINALIWVERTGQKKMVIGKAGEKLKTIGREARLDMEELFGRKVYLETWVKVKSGWADDERALRSLGYIDDL
- the rnc gene encoding ribonuclease III: MNSPIEKLQRKIGYQFNDTDHLELALTHRSAHGKHNERLEFLGDSILSFVIADDLYHRFPKVNEGDMSRMRATLVRGHTLAELGREFELGDYLKLGPGELKSGGFRRDSILADAVEAIIGAVYLDSDTEQVRQVILSWYKTRLDAIEPGVSQKDPKTRLQEFLQGRRKPLPEYIVTNIKGEAHNQEFTVSCEVAGLGQPVIGKGTSRRKAEQAAAGTALEQLTNG
- a CDS encoding SoxR reducing system RseC family protein gives rise to the protein MMTALATVAAVHNNDQEYILELSCDQQTSCSSCASKQSCGTGIVSKAVGAKALSWRVASLKPANKGDVVEIGFPEKTLLQSAATIYLIPLFSLILGAILGQLLLVPYFQVGEPGVIASAFLFAFAGFKLAKHKALKLEQASEQQVILLRTLGGAIIQTANKSAN